A genome region from Musa acuminata AAA Group cultivar baxijiao chromosome BXJ3-5, Cavendish_Baxijiao_AAA, whole genome shotgun sequence includes the following:
- the LOC103973653 gene encoding cell number regulator 13-like isoform X3, with translation MTKEKLLIVYCCNVVVVGGNIHRLCLDLVMASSWEYMGDMANVVQLTGLDAVRLIGMIVKAASVARMHKKNCRRFAQHLKLIGSLLEQLKISELKRYPETREPLEQLEDALRRSYILVNSCQDRSYLYLLAMGWNIVYQFRRAQSEIDRYLRLIPLITLVDKHRIRERLEYIERDQCEYSFDEEDRKVQDVLLNPVPCKSQSMVLKKSLSCSDSSMSFDEALQKENEKLQMELQRSQTNLDVGACGLIQQLLGLTETMASAFPENTVELKNYENVESASVDVLDGKEDYSSYGNYYSQQDDTCKASSRHQDMLFPLWDFFKNRFGGKKQTSSAEACNDFMAYALVLSCCCYTCCIRRKLRKMLNITGGLCDDFLSHLMCCCCALVQEWREVEFRGSNVVDKTKTNPPASQYMES, from the exons ATGACAAAGGAAAAGTTATTGATCGTATATTGTTGTAATGTGGTAGTCGTCGGAGGAAATATCCACAGATT GTGTTTGGACCTTGTGATGGCGTCATCTTGGGAGTATATGGGGGACATGGCCAACGTCGTCCAGCTGACCGGCCTCGACGCCGTCCGCCTGATCGGCATGATCGTAAAGGCCGCCTCTGTTGCGCGGATGCACAAGAAGAATTGCCGGCGGTTCGCGCAGCACCTGAAGCTTATCGGCAGTCTCCTGGAGCAGCTCAAGATCTCGGAGCTCAAGAGGTATCCCGAGACGCGCGAGCCGCTGGAGCAGCTCGAGGATGCCCTGAGGAGGTCCTACATTCTCGTCAACAGCTGTCAGGACCGCAGCTACCTGTATCTCTTGGCCATGGGGTGGAACATCGTCTACCAGTTCAGGAGGGCACAGAGCGAGATCGATCGGTACTTGAGACTGATTCCACTGATCACTCTTGTCGACAAACATAGAATCAGG GAAAGATTGGAGTATATTGAAAGGGACCAATGTGAATATAGCTTTGATGAAGAAGACAGGAAGGTGCAAGATGTTCTGCTAAATCCAGTTCCTTGCAAAAGTCAGAGCATGGTTCTCAAAAAGTCTCTTTCTTGTTCAGACTCAAGCATGTCATTTGATGAAGCTCTTCAGAAAGAAAATGAGAAGCTTCAGATGGAACTTCAAAGATCACAAACTAACCTAGACGTAGGTGCATGCGGACTTATCCAACAATTGCTTGGACTAACCGAGACTATGGCAAGTGCGTTCCCGGAGAACACCGTAGAACTGAAGAATTATGAAAATGTGGAGTCAGCATCTGTTGATGTCCTTGATGGCAAAGAAGATTATTCCTCTTATGGGAACTATTACAGCCAGCAAGATGACACTTGCAAGGCATCATCAAG GCATCAAGACATGCTGTTTCCCTTGTGGGACTTTTTCAAAAATCGCTTCGGTGGCAAAAAACAGACAT CTTCTGCGGAAGCATGCAATGACTTCATGGCGTATGCATTGGTTCTATCCTGTTGCTGTTACACATGTTGCATCAGGAGAAAGCTTCGTAAAATGCTGAACATTACG GGAGGTTTATGTGATGATTTCCTCTCACACCTGATGTGCTGCTGCTGTGCCTTGGTTCAAGAATGGCGCGAAGTGGAGTTTCGTGGGAGTAATG TTGTGGATAAGACGAAAACAAATCCACCAGCTTCTCAATACATGGAATCTTGA
- the LOC103973653 gene encoding cell number regulator 13-like isoform X1: protein MTKEKLLIVYCCNVVVVGGNIHRLCLDLVMASSWEYMGDMANVVQLTGLDAVRLIGMIVKAASVARMHKKNCRRFAQHLKLIGSLLEQLKISELKRYPETREPLEQLEDALRRSYILVNSCQDRSYLYLLAMGWNIVYQFRRAQSEIDRYLRLIPLITLVDKHRIRERLEYIERDQCEYSFDEEDRKVQDVLLNPVPCKSQSMVLKKSLSCSDSSMSFDEALQKENEKLQMELQRSQTNLDVGACGLIQQLLGLTETMASAFPENTVELKNYENVESASVDVLDGKEDYSSYGNYYSQQDDTCKASSRTSSGHDLLSNKASSRYEEWHSDLLGCCSEPFLCIKTCCFPCGTFSKIASVAKNRHVSSAEACNDFMAYALVLSCCCYTCCIRRKLRKMLNITGGLCDDFLSHLMCCCCALVQEWREVEFRGSNVVDKTKTNPPASQYMES from the exons ATGACAAAGGAAAAGTTATTGATCGTATATTGTTGTAATGTGGTAGTCGTCGGAGGAAATATCCACAGATT GTGTTTGGACCTTGTGATGGCGTCATCTTGGGAGTATATGGGGGACATGGCCAACGTCGTCCAGCTGACCGGCCTCGACGCCGTCCGCCTGATCGGCATGATCGTAAAGGCCGCCTCTGTTGCGCGGATGCACAAGAAGAATTGCCGGCGGTTCGCGCAGCACCTGAAGCTTATCGGCAGTCTCCTGGAGCAGCTCAAGATCTCGGAGCTCAAGAGGTATCCCGAGACGCGCGAGCCGCTGGAGCAGCTCGAGGATGCCCTGAGGAGGTCCTACATTCTCGTCAACAGCTGTCAGGACCGCAGCTACCTGTATCTCTTGGCCATGGGGTGGAACATCGTCTACCAGTTCAGGAGGGCACAGAGCGAGATCGATCGGTACTTGAGACTGATTCCACTGATCACTCTTGTCGACAAACATAGAATCAGG GAAAGATTGGAGTATATTGAAAGGGACCAATGTGAATATAGCTTTGATGAAGAAGACAGGAAGGTGCAAGATGTTCTGCTAAATCCAGTTCCTTGCAAAAGTCAGAGCATGGTTCTCAAAAAGTCTCTTTCTTGTTCAGACTCAAGCATGTCATTTGATGAAGCTCTTCAGAAAGAAAATGAGAAGCTTCAGATGGAACTTCAAAGATCACAAACTAACCTAGACGTAGGTGCATGCGGACTTATCCAACAATTGCTTGGACTAACCGAGACTATGGCAAGTGCGTTCCCGGAGAACACCGTAGAACTGAAGAATTATGAAAATGTGGAGTCAGCATCTGTTGATGTCCTTGATGGCAAAGAAGATTATTCCTCTTATGGGAACTATTACAGCCAGCAAGATGACACTTGCAAGGCATCATCAAG AACTTCATCTGGTCATGATTTGCTTTCAAATAAGGCATCATCCAGATATGAAGAATGGCACTCAGATTTACTCGGTTGCTGCTCAGAGCCATTTTTGT GCATCAAGACATGCTGTTTCCCTTGTGGGACTTTTTCAAAAATCGCTTCGGTGGCAAAAAACAGACATGTTT CTTCTGCGGAAGCATGCAATGACTTCATGGCGTATGCATTGGTTCTATCCTGTTGCTGTTACACATGTTGCATCAGGAGAAAGCTTCGTAAAATGCTGAACATTACG GGAGGTTTATGTGATGATTTCCTCTCACACCTGATGTGCTGCTGCTGTGCCTTGGTTCAAGAATGGCGCGAAGTGGAGTTTCGTGGGAGTAATG TTGTGGATAAGACGAAAACAAATCCACCAGCTTCTCAATACATGGAATCTTGA
- the LOC103973653 gene encoding cell number regulator 13-like isoform X2, with translation MASSWEYMGDMANVVQLTGLDAVRLIGMIVKAASVARMHKKNCRRFAQHLKLIGSLLEQLKISELKRYPETREPLEQLEDALRRSYILVNSCQDRSYLYLLAMGWNIVYQFRRAQSEIDRYLRLIPLITLVDKHRIRERLEYIERDQCEYSFDEEDRKVQDVLLNPVPCKSQSMVLKKSLSCSDSSMSFDEALQKENEKLQMELQRSQTNLDVGACGLIQQLLGLTETMASAFPENTVELKNYENVESASVDVLDGKEDYSSYGNYYSQQDDTCKASSRTSSGHDLLSNKASSRYEEWHSDLLGCCSEPFLCIKTCCFPCGTFSKIASVAKNRHVSSAEACNDFMAYALVLSCCCYTCCIRRKLRKMLNITGGLCDDFLSHLMCCCCALVQEWREVEFRGSNVVDKTKTNPPASQYMES, from the exons ATGGCGTCATCTTGGGAGTATATGGGGGACATGGCCAACGTCGTCCAGCTGACCGGCCTCGACGCCGTCCGCCTGATCGGCATGATCGTAAAGGCCGCCTCTGTTGCGCGGATGCACAAGAAGAATTGCCGGCGGTTCGCGCAGCACCTGAAGCTTATCGGCAGTCTCCTGGAGCAGCTCAAGATCTCGGAGCTCAAGAGGTATCCCGAGACGCGCGAGCCGCTGGAGCAGCTCGAGGATGCCCTGAGGAGGTCCTACATTCTCGTCAACAGCTGTCAGGACCGCAGCTACCTGTATCTCTTGGCCATGGGGTGGAACATCGTCTACCAGTTCAGGAGGGCACAGAGCGAGATCGATCGGTACTTGAGACTGATTCCACTGATCACTCTTGTCGACAAACATAGAATCAGG GAAAGATTGGAGTATATTGAAAGGGACCAATGTGAATATAGCTTTGATGAAGAAGACAGGAAGGTGCAAGATGTTCTGCTAAATCCAGTTCCTTGCAAAAGTCAGAGCATGGTTCTCAAAAAGTCTCTTTCTTGTTCAGACTCAAGCATGTCATTTGATGAAGCTCTTCAGAAAGAAAATGAGAAGCTTCAGATGGAACTTCAAAGATCACAAACTAACCTAGACGTAGGTGCATGCGGACTTATCCAACAATTGCTTGGACTAACCGAGACTATGGCAAGTGCGTTCCCGGAGAACACCGTAGAACTGAAGAATTATGAAAATGTGGAGTCAGCATCTGTTGATGTCCTTGATGGCAAAGAAGATTATTCCTCTTATGGGAACTATTACAGCCAGCAAGATGACACTTGCAAGGCATCATCAAG AACTTCATCTGGTCATGATTTGCTTTCAAATAAGGCATCATCCAGATATGAAGAATGGCACTCAGATTTACTCGGTTGCTGCTCAGAGCCATTTTTGT GCATCAAGACATGCTGTTTCCCTTGTGGGACTTTTTCAAAAATCGCTTCGGTGGCAAAAAACAGACATGTTT CTTCTGCGGAAGCATGCAATGACTTCATGGCGTATGCATTGGTTCTATCCTGTTGCTGTTACACATGTTGCATCAGGAGAAAGCTTCGTAAAATGCTGAACATTACG GGAGGTTTATGTGATGATTTCCTCTCACACCTGATGTGCTGCTGCTGTGCCTTGGTTCAAGAATGGCGCGAAGTGGAGTTTCGTGGGAGTAATG TTGTGGATAAGACGAAAACAAATCCACCAGCTTCTCAATACATGGAATCTTGA
- the LOC135638766 gene encoding uncharacterized protein LOC135638766: MSGSAFNAFKARVPIEWSPRLYITLVRGLPGTRHLHRRTLDAMRLRRCHRTVAHRNTPSLLGMLNQVKRLVVVETEAMFNSRKQQQEEHRALRPPIVVSHSPPPTTSSAADSAK, encoded by the exons ATGAGCGGGAGCGCGTTCAATGCGTTCAAGGCGCGGGTGCCGATCGAGTGGAGCCCGAGGCTATACATCACGCTGGTGCGCGGCCTCCCTGGCACCCGCCACCTCCACCGCCGCACCCTTGACGCGATGCGCCTCCGCCGCTGCCACCGTACCGTTGCTCACCGCAACACCCCCTCCCTCCTCGGCATGCTCAACCAG GTGAAGCGGTTGGTGGTTGTGGAGACGGAGGCGATGTTCAACTCCAGGAAGCAACAACAAGAGGAGCACCGAGCCTTGCGGCCACCCATCGTCGTCAGCCATTCCCCTCCTCCCACTACCTCTTCCGCAGCCGATTCTGCTAAGTAG
- the LOC103973649 gene encoding uncharacterized protein LOC103973649, which translates to MEKEAGLVAPKKKKVSMIPAKMVPPLPSATPEARKPAVVRSVTRDEIDKYWMTRRMIEEDHLLAAEKAAARIRAKALKEEDYRRFEESLKEMLNSAEEDEDGKEGDDEELQIGIKDWWTKSKFAYLNQPAIESMGENATPKRPTSTYIPQHICFLDVSAAAQLYNSSSSFGFGGFLNQQCRMSTR; encoded by the exons ATGGAGAAGGAAGCAGGTTTGGtggcaccaaagaagaagaaggtttcGATGATCCCCGCGAAGATGGTGCCGCCGCTGCCATCGGCAACGCCGGAAGCAAGAAAGCCGGCCGTCGTCAGGAGCGTGACGCGAGACGAGATCGATAAGTACTGGATGACGAGACGAATGATCGAAGAGGATCACCTCCTCGCGGCCGAGAAGGCGGCTGCAAGGATCAGAGCCAAGGCTCTCAAG GAGGAGGACTACCGGCGATTCGAGGAATCGCTGAAGGAGATGTTGAACAGTGCTGAAGAGGACGAGGATGGCAAGGAAGGAGACGACGAGGAGCTGCAGATAGGCATCAAGGACTG GTGGACCAAAAGCAAGTTCGCGTATCTGAACCAGCCGGCCATCGAATCCATGGGGGAGAACGCAACACCAAAGCGTCCGACTTCCACGTACATTCCGCAACACATCTGCTTCCTCGACGTCTCTGCTGCTGCCCAACTCTAcaattcatcatcatcatttggaTTTGGGGGTTTTCTAAATCAGCAATGTCGGATGTCTACGAGATAG
- the LOC135638765 gene encoding uncharacterized protein LOC135638765 — protein sequence MRRTANMGFSSVIRRGLSPRLPSPWRSLHEGPDTIDELLDRHLVKKSPKDNDEDDELAAQRRLTSTRREALSLYRDVLRASRFFAWSDARGVPWREVLRENARREFEEARFERDPEVVTRLLIGGRDAVQKALDKLVEGSKKRVEAEEQQRRDGGGR from the coding sequence ATGAGAAGGACAGCGAACATGGGTTTCTCTTCCGTGATCCGGCGCGGACTTTCGCCAAGACTTCCATCCCCTTGGCGATCGCTCCACGAAGGGCCCGACACGATTGACGAGCTCCTCGACCGCCACCTCGTCAAGAAGAGCCCCAAGGACAACGACGAGGACGACGAGCTCGCGGCCCAGCGGAGGCTCACGAGCACGCGGCGGGAGGCGCTGTCCCTCTACCGCGACGTCCTCCGGGCCTCTCGCTTCTTCGCCTGGTCGGATGCTCGCGGCGTCCCCTGGCGAGAGGTCCTCCGGGAGAACGCCCGCCGCGAGTTCGAGGAGGCGCGCTTCGAGCGCGATCCAGAGGTCGTCACCCGGCTGCTCATCGGCGGCCGCGACGCGGTCCAGAAGGCCCTGGACAAGCTCGTCGAAGGCAGCAAGAAGAGGGTCGAGGCGGAGGAGCAGCAGCGAAGGGATGGCGGCGGGAGATGA